One part of the Muntiacus reevesi chromosome 18, mMunRee1.1, whole genome shotgun sequence genome encodes these proteins:
- the EXOC7 gene encoding exocyst complex component 7 isoform X2 encodes MIPPQEASARRREIEDKLKQEEETLSFIRDSLEKSDQLTKNMVSILSSFESRLMKLENSIIPVHKQTENLQRLQENVEKTLSCLDHVISYYHVASDTEKIIREGPTGRLEEYLGSMAKIQKAVEYFQDNSPDSPELNKVKLLFERGKESLESEFRSLMTRHSKVVSPVLILDLIGGEEDLELQEEVPLEHLPESVLHDVVRISRWLVEYGRNQDFMNVYYQIRSSQLDRSIKGLKEHFRKSSSSSGVPYSPAIPNKRKDTPTKKPVKRPGTIRKAQNLLKQYSQHGLDGKKGGSNLIPLEGRDDMLDVETDAYIHCVSAFVKLAQSEYQLLTDVIPEHHQKKTFDSLIQDALDGLMLEGENIVVAARKAIIRHDFSAVLTVFPILRHLKQTKPEFDQVLQGTAASTKNKLPSLITSMETVGAKALEDFADNIKNDPDKEYNMPKDGTVHELTSNAILFLQQLLDFQETAGAMLASQETSSSATSYSSEFSKRLLSTYICKVLGNLQLNLLSKSKVYEDPALSAIFLHNNYNYILKALEKSELIQLVAVTQKTAERSYREHIEQQIQTYQRSWLKVTDYIAEKNLPVVQPGVKLRDKERQMIKERFKGFNDGLEELCKIQKAWAIPDTEQRDKIRQAQKSIVKETYGAFLSRYGSVPFTKNPEKYIKYRVEQVGDMIDRLFDTSA; translated from the exons ATGATCCCCCCGCAGGAGGCGTCCGCTCGGCGGCGGGAGATCGAGGACAAGCTGAAACAG gaGGAGGAGACGCTGTCCTTCATCCGAGACAGCCTGGAGAAGAGCGACCAGCTCACCAAGAACATG GTGTCTATCCTGTCATCCTTTGAGAGTCGCCTTATGAAGCTGGAGAACTCCATCATCCCTGTGCACAAACAGACAGAGAACCTGCAGCGGCTGCAGGAGAATGTCGAGAAGACCCTGTCCTGTCTGGACCACGTCATCAGCTACTATCACGTGGCCAGTGACACTGAGAAGATCATCAGGGAGGG GCCCACAGGTAGGCTAGAGGAGTACCTGGGAAGCATGGCCAAGATTCAGAAGGCTGTGGAGTATTTCCAGGACAATAGCCCAGACAGTCCAGAGCTCAACAAAGTG AAGCTGCTGTTTGAGCGGGGGAAGGAGTCGCTGGAGTCCGAGTTCCGCAGCCTGATGACCCGGCACAGCAAGGTGGTGTCCCCAGTGCTCATCCTGGATCTGATCGGTGGTGAGGAGGACCTGGAGCTCCAGGAGGAGGTGCCCCTGGAGCACCTGCCCGAGAGCGTGCTGCACGACGTGGTCCGCATCTCCCGCTGGCTGGTGGAGTACGGCCGCAACCAAG ATTTCATGAACGTCTACTACCAGATCCGCTCCAGCCAGCTGGACCGCTCCATCAAAGGCCTGAAGGAGCATTTCCGGAAGAGCAGTTCTTCCTCTGGGGTCCCCTACTCCCCCGCCATCCCCAACAAGAGGAAAGACACACCCACCAAGAAGCCAGTCAAGCGGCCAG GGACGATCCGTAAGGCTCAGAACCTTCTGAAACAATATTCCCAGCATGGTCTAGATGGGAAAAAGGGGGGCTCTAACCTCATTCCTCTGGAAG GGAGAGACGACATGCTGGACGTGGAAACCGATGCCTACATTCACTGCGTCAGTGCCTTTGTTAAGCTGGCCCAGAGCGAGTACCAGCTGCTGACGGACGTCATCCCTGAGCACCATCAGAAAAAGACCTTCGACTCATTGATACAG GACGCTCTGGACGGGCTCATGCTTGAAGGCGAGAACATTGTGGTGGCTGCCCGCAAGGCCATCATCCGACACGACTTCTCAGCTGTGCTCACCGTCTTCCCCATTCTGCGGCACCTCAAGCAGACCAAGCCTGAGTTTGACCAGGTGCTCCAG GGCACGGCTGCCAGCACCAAGAACAAGCTGCCCAGCCTCATCACCTCCATGGAGACCGTGGGAGCCAAAGCGCTGGAGGACTTCGCCGACAACATCAAG AACGACCCAGACAAGGAATACAACATGCCCAAGGATGGCACCGTGCACGAGCTCACGAGCAAC GCCATCCTCTTCCTGCAGCAGCTCCTGGACTTCCAGGAGACAGCGGGTGCCATGCTGGCCTCCCAAG AGACCAGTTCCTCCGCCACCAGCTACAGCTCCGAGttcagcaagcgtcttttgagcACCTACATCT GTAAAGTGCTGGGCAACCTGCAGTTGAACCTGCTGAGCAAGTCCAAGGTGTATGAGGACCCAGCTCTGAGCGCCATCTTCCTGCACAACAACTACAACTACATCCTCAAGGCCCTGGAGAA GTCCGAGCTGATCCAGCTGGTGGCTGTGACCCAGAAGACTGCTGAACGCTCCTACCGGGAGCACATAGAGCAACAGATCCAGACCTACCAGCGCAG TTGGTTAAAGGTGACTGACTACATTGCCGAGAAGAATCTACCTGTGGTCCAACCTGGAGTCAAG CTCCGGGACAAGGAGCGGCAGATGATCAAGGAGCGTTTTAAG GGTTTCAACGATGGCCTTGAGGAGTTGTGCAAGATCCAGAAGGCCTGGGCGATTCCCGACACGGAGCAGAGGGACAAAATCCGCCAAGCCCAGAAGAGCATCGTTAAGGAGACCTACGGGGCCTTTCTAAGCAG GTATGGCAGCGTTCCCTTCACCAAGAACCCAGAGAAGTACATCAAGTACCGCGTGGAGCAGGTGGGGGACATGATCGATCGCCTCTTTGACACATCGGCCTGA
- the EXOC7 gene encoding exocyst complex component 7 isoform X4, with protein MIPPQEASARRREIEDKLKQEEETLSFIRDSLEKSDQLTKNMVSILSSFESRLMKLENSIIPVHKQTENLQRLQENVEKTLSCLDHVISYYHVASDTEKIIREGPTGRLEEYLGSMAKIQKAVEYFQDNSPDSPELNKVKLLFERGKESLESEFRSLMTRHSKVVSPVLILDLIGGEEDLELQEEVPLEHLPESVLHDVVRISRWLVEYGRNQDFMNVYYQIRSSQLDRSIKGLKEHFRKSSSSSGVPYSPAIPNKRKDTPTKKPVKRPGRDDMLDVETDAYIHCVSAFVKLAQSEYQLLTDVIPEHHQKKTFDSLIQDALDGLMLEGENIVVAARKAIIRHDFSAVLTVFPILRHLKQTKPEFDQVLQGTAASTKNKLPSLITSMETVGAKALEDFADNIKNDPDKEYNMPKDGTVHELTSNAILFLQQLLDFQETAGAMLASQETSSSATSYSSEFSKRLLSTYICKVLGNLQLNLLSKSKVYEDPALSAIFLHNNYNYILKALEKSELIQLVAVTQKTAERSYREHIEQQIQTYQRSWLKVTDYIAEKNLPVVQPGVKLRDKERQMIKERFKGFNDGLEELCKIQKAWAIPDTEQRDKIRQAQKSIVKETYGAFLSRYGSVPFTKNPEKYIKYRVEQVGDMIDRLFDTSA; from the exons ATGATCCCCCCGCAGGAGGCGTCCGCTCGGCGGCGGGAGATCGAGGACAAGCTGAAACAG gaGGAGGAGACGCTGTCCTTCATCCGAGACAGCCTGGAGAAGAGCGACCAGCTCACCAAGAACATG GTGTCTATCCTGTCATCCTTTGAGAGTCGCCTTATGAAGCTGGAGAACTCCATCATCCCTGTGCACAAACAGACAGAGAACCTGCAGCGGCTGCAGGAGAATGTCGAGAAGACCCTGTCCTGTCTGGACCACGTCATCAGCTACTATCACGTGGCCAGTGACACTGAGAAGATCATCAGGGAGGG GCCCACAGGTAGGCTAGAGGAGTACCTGGGAAGCATGGCCAAGATTCAGAAGGCTGTGGAGTATTTCCAGGACAATAGCCCAGACAGTCCAGAGCTCAACAAAGTG AAGCTGCTGTTTGAGCGGGGGAAGGAGTCGCTGGAGTCCGAGTTCCGCAGCCTGATGACCCGGCACAGCAAGGTGGTGTCCCCAGTGCTCATCCTGGATCTGATCGGTGGTGAGGAGGACCTGGAGCTCCAGGAGGAGGTGCCCCTGGAGCACCTGCCCGAGAGCGTGCTGCACGACGTGGTCCGCATCTCCCGCTGGCTGGTGGAGTACGGCCGCAACCAAG ATTTCATGAACGTCTACTACCAGATCCGCTCCAGCCAGCTGGACCGCTCCATCAAAGGCCTGAAGGAGCATTTCCGGAAGAGCAGTTCTTCCTCTGGGGTCCCCTACTCCCCCGCCATCCCCAACAAGAGGAAAGACACACCCACCAAGAAGCCAGTCAAGCGGCCAG GGAGAGACGACATGCTGGACGTGGAAACCGATGCCTACATTCACTGCGTCAGTGCCTTTGTTAAGCTGGCCCAGAGCGAGTACCAGCTGCTGACGGACGTCATCCCTGAGCACCATCAGAAAAAGACCTTCGACTCATTGATACAG GACGCTCTGGACGGGCTCATGCTTGAAGGCGAGAACATTGTGGTGGCTGCCCGCAAGGCCATCATCCGACACGACTTCTCAGCTGTGCTCACCGTCTTCCCCATTCTGCGGCACCTCAAGCAGACCAAGCCTGAGTTTGACCAGGTGCTCCAG GGCACGGCTGCCAGCACCAAGAACAAGCTGCCCAGCCTCATCACCTCCATGGAGACCGTGGGAGCCAAAGCGCTGGAGGACTTCGCCGACAACATCAAG AACGACCCAGACAAGGAATACAACATGCCCAAGGATGGCACCGTGCACGAGCTCACGAGCAAC GCCATCCTCTTCCTGCAGCAGCTCCTGGACTTCCAGGAGACAGCGGGTGCCATGCTGGCCTCCCAAG AGACCAGTTCCTCCGCCACCAGCTACAGCTCCGAGttcagcaagcgtcttttgagcACCTACATCT GTAAAGTGCTGGGCAACCTGCAGTTGAACCTGCTGAGCAAGTCCAAGGTGTATGAGGACCCAGCTCTGAGCGCCATCTTCCTGCACAACAACTACAACTACATCCTCAAGGCCCTGGAGAA GTCCGAGCTGATCCAGCTGGTGGCTGTGACCCAGAAGACTGCTGAACGCTCCTACCGGGAGCACATAGAGCAACAGATCCAGACCTACCAGCGCAG TTGGTTAAAGGTGACTGACTACATTGCCGAGAAGAATCTACCTGTGGTCCAACCTGGAGTCAAG CTCCGGGACAAGGAGCGGCAGATGATCAAGGAGCGTTTTAAG GGTTTCAACGATGGCCTTGAGGAGTTGTGCAAGATCCAGAAGGCCTGGGCGATTCCCGACACGGAGCAGAGGGACAAAATCCGCCAAGCCCAGAAGAGCATCGTTAAGGAGACCTACGGGGCCTTTCTAAGCAG GTATGGCAGCGTTCCCTTCACCAAGAACCCAGAGAAGTACATCAAGTACCGCGTGGAGCAGGTGGGGGACATGATCGATCGCCTCTTTGACACATCGGCCTGA
- the EXOC7 gene encoding exocyst complex component 7 isoform X3 — protein sequence MIPPQEASARRREIEDKLKQEEETLSFIRDSLEKSDQLTKNMVSILSSFESRLMKLENSIIPVHKQTENLQRLQENVEKTLSCLDHVISYYHVASDTEKIIREGPTGRLEEYLGSMAKIQKAVEYFQDNSPDSPELNKVKLLFERGKESLESEFRSLMTRHSKVVSPVLILDLIGGEEDLELQEEVPLEHLPESVLHDVVRISRWLVEYGRNQDFMNVYYQIRSSQLDRSIKGLKEHFRKSSSSSGVPYSPAIPNKRKDTPTKKPVKRPGHEHDFRVKHLSEALNDKAGPLAGRDDMLDVETDAYIHCVSAFVKLAQSEYQLLTDVIPEHHQKKTFDSLIQDALDGLMLEGENIVVAARKAIIRHDFSAVLTVFPILRHLKQTKPEFDQVLQGTAASTKNKLPSLITSMETVGAKALEDFADNIKNDPDKEYNMPKDGTVHELTSNAILFLQQLLDFQETAGAMLASQETSSSATSYSSEFSKRLLSTYICKVLGNLQLNLLSKSKVYEDPALSAIFLHNNYNYILKALEKSELIQLVAVTQKTAERSYREHIEQQIQTYQRSWLKVTDYIAEKNLPVVQPGVKLRDKERQMIKERFKGFNDGLEELCKIQKAWAIPDTEQRDKIRQAQKSIVKETYGAFLSRYGSVPFTKNPEKYIKYRVEQVGDMIDRLFDTSA from the exons ATGATCCCCCCGCAGGAGGCGTCCGCTCGGCGGCGGGAGATCGAGGACAAGCTGAAACAG gaGGAGGAGACGCTGTCCTTCATCCGAGACAGCCTGGAGAAGAGCGACCAGCTCACCAAGAACATG GTGTCTATCCTGTCATCCTTTGAGAGTCGCCTTATGAAGCTGGAGAACTCCATCATCCCTGTGCACAAACAGACAGAGAACCTGCAGCGGCTGCAGGAGAATGTCGAGAAGACCCTGTCCTGTCTGGACCACGTCATCAGCTACTATCACGTGGCCAGTGACACTGAGAAGATCATCAGGGAGGG GCCCACAGGTAGGCTAGAGGAGTACCTGGGAAGCATGGCCAAGATTCAGAAGGCTGTGGAGTATTTCCAGGACAATAGCCCAGACAGTCCAGAGCTCAACAAAGTG AAGCTGCTGTTTGAGCGGGGGAAGGAGTCGCTGGAGTCCGAGTTCCGCAGCCTGATGACCCGGCACAGCAAGGTGGTGTCCCCAGTGCTCATCCTGGATCTGATCGGTGGTGAGGAGGACCTGGAGCTCCAGGAGGAGGTGCCCCTGGAGCACCTGCCCGAGAGCGTGCTGCACGACGTGGTCCGCATCTCCCGCTGGCTGGTGGAGTACGGCCGCAACCAAG ATTTCATGAACGTCTACTACCAGATCCGCTCCAGCCAGCTGGACCGCTCCATCAAAGGCCTGAAGGAGCATTTCCGGAAGAGCAGTTCTTCCTCTGGGGTCCCCTACTCCCCCGCCATCCCCAACAAGAGGAAAGACACACCCACCAAGAAGCCAGTCAAGCGGCCAG GTCACGAGCATGATTTCCGAGTTAAGCACCTGTCCGAGGCCCTGAACGACAAGGCCGGGCCGTTGGCCG GGAGAGACGACATGCTGGACGTGGAAACCGATGCCTACATTCACTGCGTCAGTGCCTTTGTTAAGCTGGCCCAGAGCGAGTACCAGCTGCTGACGGACGTCATCCCTGAGCACCATCAGAAAAAGACCTTCGACTCATTGATACAG GACGCTCTGGACGGGCTCATGCTTGAAGGCGAGAACATTGTGGTGGCTGCCCGCAAGGCCATCATCCGACACGACTTCTCAGCTGTGCTCACCGTCTTCCCCATTCTGCGGCACCTCAAGCAGACCAAGCCTGAGTTTGACCAGGTGCTCCAG GGCACGGCTGCCAGCACCAAGAACAAGCTGCCCAGCCTCATCACCTCCATGGAGACCGTGGGAGCCAAAGCGCTGGAGGACTTCGCCGACAACATCAAG AACGACCCAGACAAGGAATACAACATGCCCAAGGATGGCACCGTGCACGAGCTCACGAGCAAC GCCATCCTCTTCCTGCAGCAGCTCCTGGACTTCCAGGAGACAGCGGGTGCCATGCTGGCCTCCCAAG AGACCAGTTCCTCCGCCACCAGCTACAGCTCCGAGttcagcaagcgtcttttgagcACCTACATCT GTAAAGTGCTGGGCAACCTGCAGTTGAACCTGCTGAGCAAGTCCAAGGTGTATGAGGACCCAGCTCTGAGCGCCATCTTCCTGCACAACAACTACAACTACATCCTCAAGGCCCTGGAGAA GTCCGAGCTGATCCAGCTGGTGGCTGTGACCCAGAAGACTGCTGAACGCTCCTACCGGGAGCACATAGAGCAACAGATCCAGACCTACCAGCGCAG TTGGTTAAAGGTGACTGACTACATTGCCGAGAAGAATCTACCTGTGGTCCAACCTGGAGTCAAG CTCCGGGACAAGGAGCGGCAGATGATCAAGGAGCGTTTTAAG GGTTTCAACGATGGCCTTGAGGAGTTGTGCAAGATCCAGAAGGCCTGGGCGATTCCCGACACGGAGCAGAGGGACAAAATCCGCCAAGCCCAGAAGAGCATCGTTAAGGAGACCTACGGGGCCTTTCTAAGCAG GTATGGCAGCGTTCCCTTCACCAAGAACCCAGAGAAGTACATCAAGTACCGCGTGGAGCAGGTGGGGGACATGATCGATCGCCTCTTTGACACATCGGCCTGA
- the EXOC7 gene encoding exocyst complex component 7 isoform X1, with protein MIPPQEASARRREIEDKLKQEEETLSFIRDSLEKSDQLTKNMVSILSSFESRLMKLENSIIPVHKQTENLQRLQENVEKTLSCLDHVISYYHVASDTEKIIREGPTGRLEEYLGSMAKIQKAVEYFQDNSPDSPELNKVKLLFERGKESLESEFRSLMTRHSKVVSPVLILDLIGGEEDLELQEEVPLEHLPESVLHDVVRISRWLVEYGRNQDFMNVYYQIRSSQLDRSIKGLKEHFRKSSSSSGVPYSPAIPNKRKDTPTKKPVKRPGTIRKAQNLLKQYSQHGLDGKKGGSNLIPLEGHEHDFRVKHLSEALNDKAGPLAGRDDMLDVETDAYIHCVSAFVKLAQSEYQLLTDVIPEHHQKKTFDSLIQDALDGLMLEGENIVVAARKAIIRHDFSAVLTVFPILRHLKQTKPEFDQVLQGTAASTKNKLPSLITSMETVGAKALEDFADNIKNDPDKEYNMPKDGTVHELTSNAILFLQQLLDFQETAGAMLASQETSSSATSYSSEFSKRLLSTYICKVLGNLQLNLLSKSKVYEDPALSAIFLHNNYNYILKALEKSELIQLVAVTQKTAERSYREHIEQQIQTYQRSWLKVTDYIAEKNLPVVQPGVKLRDKERQMIKERFKGFNDGLEELCKIQKAWAIPDTEQRDKIRQAQKSIVKETYGAFLSRYGSVPFTKNPEKYIKYRVEQVGDMIDRLFDTSA; from the exons ATGATCCCCCCGCAGGAGGCGTCCGCTCGGCGGCGGGAGATCGAGGACAAGCTGAAACAG gaGGAGGAGACGCTGTCCTTCATCCGAGACAGCCTGGAGAAGAGCGACCAGCTCACCAAGAACATG GTGTCTATCCTGTCATCCTTTGAGAGTCGCCTTATGAAGCTGGAGAACTCCATCATCCCTGTGCACAAACAGACAGAGAACCTGCAGCGGCTGCAGGAGAATGTCGAGAAGACCCTGTCCTGTCTGGACCACGTCATCAGCTACTATCACGTGGCCAGTGACACTGAGAAGATCATCAGGGAGGG GCCCACAGGTAGGCTAGAGGAGTACCTGGGAAGCATGGCCAAGATTCAGAAGGCTGTGGAGTATTTCCAGGACAATAGCCCAGACAGTCCAGAGCTCAACAAAGTG AAGCTGCTGTTTGAGCGGGGGAAGGAGTCGCTGGAGTCCGAGTTCCGCAGCCTGATGACCCGGCACAGCAAGGTGGTGTCCCCAGTGCTCATCCTGGATCTGATCGGTGGTGAGGAGGACCTGGAGCTCCAGGAGGAGGTGCCCCTGGAGCACCTGCCCGAGAGCGTGCTGCACGACGTGGTCCGCATCTCCCGCTGGCTGGTGGAGTACGGCCGCAACCAAG ATTTCATGAACGTCTACTACCAGATCCGCTCCAGCCAGCTGGACCGCTCCATCAAAGGCCTGAAGGAGCATTTCCGGAAGAGCAGTTCTTCCTCTGGGGTCCCCTACTCCCCCGCCATCCCCAACAAGAGGAAAGACACACCCACCAAGAAGCCAGTCAAGCGGCCAG GGACGATCCGTAAGGCTCAGAACCTTCTGAAACAATATTCCCAGCATGGTCTAGATGGGAAAAAGGGGGGCTCTAACCTCATTCCTCTGGAAG GTCACGAGCATGATTTCCGAGTTAAGCACCTGTCCGAGGCCCTGAACGACAAGGCCGGGCCGTTGGCCG GGAGAGACGACATGCTGGACGTGGAAACCGATGCCTACATTCACTGCGTCAGTGCCTTTGTTAAGCTGGCCCAGAGCGAGTACCAGCTGCTGACGGACGTCATCCCTGAGCACCATCAGAAAAAGACCTTCGACTCATTGATACAG GACGCTCTGGACGGGCTCATGCTTGAAGGCGAGAACATTGTGGTGGCTGCCCGCAAGGCCATCATCCGACACGACTTCTCAGCTGTGCTCACCGTCTTCCCCATTCTGCGGCACCTCAAGCAGACCAAGCCTGAGTTTGACCAGGTGCTCCAG GGCACGGCTGCCAGCACCAAGAACAAGCTGCCCAGCCTCATCACCTCCATGGAGACCGTGGGAGCCAAAGCGCTGGAGGACTTCGCCGACAACATCAAG AACGACCCAGACAAGGAATACAACATGCCCAAGGATGGCACCGTGCACGAGCTCACGAGCAAC GCCATCCTCTTCCTGCAGCAGCTCCTGGACTTCCAGGAGACAGCGGGTGCCATGCTGGCCTCCCAAG AGACCAGTTCCTCCGCCACCAGCTACAGCTCCGAGttcagcaagcgtcttttgagcACCTACATCT GTAAAGTGCTGGGCAACCTGCAGTTGAACCTGCTGAGCAAGTCCAAGGTGTATGAGGACCCAGCTCTGAGCGCCATCTTCCTGCACAACAACTACAACTACATCCTCAAGGCCCTGGAGAA GTCCGAGCTGATCCAGCTGGTGGCTGTGACCCAGAAGACTGCTGAACGCTCCTACCGGGAGCACATAGAGCAACAGATCCAGACCTACCAGCGCAG TTGGTTAAAGGTGACTGACTACATTGCCGAGAAGAATCTACCTGTGGTCCAACCTGGAGTCAAG CTCCGGGACAAGGAGCGGCAGATGATCAAGGAGCGTTTTAAG GGTTTCAACGATGGCCTTGAGGAGTTGTGCAAGATCCAGAAGGCCTGGGCGATTCCCGACACGGAGCAGAGGGACAAAATCCGCCAAGCCCAGAAGAGCATCGTTAAGGAGACCTACGGGGCCTTTCTAAGCAG GTATGGCAGCGTTCCCTTCACCAAGAACCCAGAGAAGTACATCAAGTACCGCGTGGAGCAGGTGGGGGACATGATCGATCGCCTCTTTGACACATCGGCCTGA